The proteins below come from a single bacterium HR17 genomic window:
- the guaA gene encoding GMP synthase [glutamine-hydrolyzing], translated as MHRHPKDLIVVLDFGAQYGQLIARRVRECRVYSELLPCDTPLDKLLALRPKGVILSGGQASVYDADALTYDPRLFESGIPILGICYGAQLMAHLLGGKVVPAAKPEYGRTELRVLDDSDLFAGLNPQLICWMSHSDVIVEPPPGFKVTARTANTPVAAMSDPQRKLFAVLFHPEVSHTPWGIEIIRNFVLRWCGCAPTWTPQNFIDATVKSIRQQVGKDRVLCALSGGVDSATTAALVHRAVGEQLVCIFVNHGFLRKGEAERVLHTFRELLNVNLIYVDASQRFLARLRNVTDPEEKRKVIGEEFVRVFEEEAGKLGHIRFLAQGTLYPDVIESGTRHAARIKTHHNVGGLPADMQFELLEPLRFLFKDEVREVAEALGLPPEIAWRHPFPGPGLAIRILGEVTEERLHMVREADDIVMEEIRRAGLYRHIWQAFAVLLPIRSTGVKGDRRTYGYTVAVRAVTSEDGMTADWARLPAEVLERIANRICSEVPNINRVVYDITSKPPATIEWE; from the coding sequence ATGCACCGACACCCCAAAGACCTGATCGTCGTGTTGGATTTCGGTGCCCAATATGGGCAACTGATTGCCCGACGGGTGCGAGAGTGCCGGGTCTACTCTGAACTTTTGCCTTGTGACACGCCGTTGGACAAACTGTTGGCGTTGCGCCCCAAAGGGGTTATCCTGTCGGGCGGACAAGCAAGTGTTTACGACGCGGACGCATTGACTTACGACCCCCGCTTGTTTGAAAGCGGTATTCCCATCTTGGGCATCTGCTACGGGGCACAGTTGATGGCGCACCTGTTAGGGGGCAAAGTCGTGCCTGCCGCTAAACCCGAATACGGTCGGACTGAGTTGCGCGTTCTGGACGATAGCGATTTGTTTGCTGGCTTGAACCCACAACTCATCTGTTGGATGAGTCACAGCGATGTGATCGTGGAACCGCCTCCCGGATTCAAAGTGACTGCCCGCACGGCTAACACGCCAGTTGCTGCGATGTCCGACCCGCAGCGGAAACTGTTCGCCGTTCTCTTTCATCCCGAAGTCTCCCACACACCGTGGGGGATTGAGATCATTCGCAATTTCGTGCTGCGTTGGTGCGGGTGCGCGCCGACATGGACGCCGCAAAACTTCATTGACGCAACGGTAAAATCAATCCGTCAGCAAGTGGGCAAAGACCGCGTGCTGTGTGCGCTGAGCGGTGGTGTGGATTCAGCGACGACCGCAGCCCTCGTCCACCGTGCGGTCGGCGAGCAACTGGTTTGCATTTTCGTCAACCACGGGTTTTTGCGCAAAGGGGAAGCCGAACGCGTCTTGCACACTTTTCGCGAACTGCTCAATGTCAACCTAATTTATGTGGATGCCAGCCAGCGCTTTTTGGCGCGGTTGCGCAATGTGACTGACCCCGAAGAGAAGCGCAAGGTTATCGGTGAGGAATTTGTGCGGGTGTTTGAAGAGGAAGCCGGTAAATTGGGACACATACGGTTCTTGGCGCAAGGAACGCTGTATCCCGATGTCATTGAGAGCGGCACCCGCCATGCCGCCCGCATCAAGACGCATCATAATGTCGGCGGGCTCCCTGCCGATATGCAATTTGAACTGTTGGAACCGCTGCGGTTTTTGTTCAAGGACGAGGTGCGCGAAGTGGCGGAAGCGCTGGGGTTACCGCCCGAGATCGCATGGCGCCACCCTTTCCCTGGACCTGGGCTGGCGATACGCATTCTGGGCGAAGTGACTGAAGAGCGCCTGCACATGGTGCGCGAAGCCGATGACATCGTTATGGAAGAAATTCGCCGCGCAGGGTTGTATCGGCACATCTGGCAAGCCTTTGCTGTCCTACTTCCCATCCGAAGCACGGGCGTCAAGGGCGACCGACGCACTTACGGATACACGGTAGCGGTGCGCGCGGTGACCAGCGAAGACGGAATGACCGCTGATTGGGCGCGTTTGCCTGCCGAGGTGTTAGAGCGCATCGCTAACCGCATCTGCAGCGAAGTCCCAAACATCAACCGGGTCGTTTACGACATCACTTCAAAACCGCCAGCGACGATTGAATGGGAGTGA
- the hpt gene encoding Hypoxanthine-guanine phosphoribosyltransferase, with product MVSADLHRDIEVILLTEEQIQRRVAELGAQISADYAGKDLHLVGVLRGAVMFLADLMRHIVVPCSCDFIAIASYGLDTKSSGIVRILKDLDDSVQGRHVLVVEDIVDTGLTLNYILNLIRSRNPASVRVCALLDKPERRVVAADIHYLGFTIPNQFVVGYGLDYAQRYRNLPYIGVLRPEIYGGA from the coding sequence ATGGTCAGCGCCGACTTGCATCGCGACATTGAAGTCATTCTCTTGACGGAAGAGCAAATCCAGCGACGGGTTGCCGAACTGGGCGCGCAGATTTCGGCAGATTACGCCGGCAAAGATCTGCACTTGGTCGGTGTCCTGCGCGGGGCGGTGATGTTCCTTGCCGATTTGATGCGGCACATCGTCGTCCCCTGTTCCTGCGACTTCATCGCCATCGCCAGTTACGGATTGGACACTAAGTCGTCCGGGATCGTGCGGATCTTGAAGGATTTAGACGACAGCGTGCAAGGACGCCATGTGTTGGTCGTGGAAGACATCGTGGATACCGGGTTGACGCTCAACTACATCCTGAACCTGATTCGGTCGCGCAACCCTGCCAGCGTGCGGGTTTGCGCCTTGCTGGACAAACCTGAACGCCGCGTCGTGGCTGCTGACATTCACTACCTGGGCTTCACCATCCCCAATCAGTTCGTGGTCGGTTACGGACTGGATTACGCCCAGCGTTACCGCAACCTGCCTTACATCGGGGTGTTGCGCCCTGAAATTTACGGCGGTGCGTGA
- the rho gene encoding Transcription termination factor Rho, translated as MTEQEIITAAEFDLAELESRTLQELQEIARSLEIPGAYKLKKQDLVRRILETFAARNGYALREGILEIVEDKELKGFLRVSGYAPSPEDVYVSATQIRRFGLRNGDVVMGYVRPPKEGERFYSLLRIIAVNGENPEKARTRSDFEKLTPVFPFERLRMERVGENSAENITARMVDLVAPIGKGQRGLIVSPPKAGKTTLLKTIARSIERNHPECSVIVLLIDERPEEVTDFQEAVNSEVAAATFDQPPEYQIQVARMVLEKAKRLVEMGKDVVILLDSLTRLTRQSNLVVEPSGRTLTGGLDPAALRFPKRFFGAARKLREGGSLTIIATALIDTGSRMDDHIYEEFKGTGNMEIHLDRRLQERRIFPAIDIQRSGTRREELLYTDQEREAIYRLRRALSQVDPLTATERLIDQLRKTRTNEEFFRIIMQQWR; from the coding sequence ATGACCGAACAAGAGATCATTACTGCTGCCGAATTTGATCTGGCGGAACTGGAGTCCCGCACGCTGCAAGAACTCCAAGAGATCGCCCGGTCGTTGGAAATTCCGGGGGCATACAAACTCAAGAAACAAGACCTTGTCCGCCGCATTCTGGAAACCTTCGCCGCTCGCAACGGTTATGCCTTACGCGAGGGCATCTTGGAGATCGTAGAGGACAAGGAACTGAAGGGTTTCCTGCGGGTGAGCGGTTATGCCCCTTCACCAGAGGATGTCTATGTCAGCGCGACACAAATTCGGCGGTTCGGGCTGCGCAACGGCGATGTCGTTATGGGCTATGTCCGCCCCCCTAAGGAAGGGGAACGGTTCTACAGCCTGCTGCGCATTATCGCGGTCAACGGCGAAAACCCTGAAAAAGCCCGCACCCGCTCGGATTTTGAGAAACTGACCCCGGTTTTCCCCTTTGAGCGGCTGCGCATGGAGCGTGTCGGCGAAAACTCGGCAGAAAACATCACAGCCCGTATGGTTGACCTTGTCGCGCCTATCGGCAAAGGGCAACGCGGGTTAATCGTGTCTCCCCCTAAAGCGGGTAAGACGACCTTGTTGAAAACCATCGCCCGCAGCATTGAGCGCAATCATCCTGAATGCTCGGTCATCGTCCTGCTCATTGATGAGCGCCCCGAGGAGGTCACCGACTTTCAGGAGGCTGTCAACTCCGAAGTCGCTGCAGCGACTTTTGACCAACCCCCAGAGTATCAGATTCAAGTGGCACGGATGGTCTTGGAAAAGGCGAAACGGTTGGTAGAGATGGGTAAAGATGTCGTCATCCTACTGGACAGTTTGACCCGTTTGACCCGCCAGTCCAACTTGGTCGTTGAGCCTTCAGGGCGAACGCTGACGGGAGGATTGGACCCAGCGGCTTTGCGCTTCCCCAAACGGTTCTTCGGCGCCGCCCGTAAATTGCGAGAGGGAGGCTCGTTGACCATCATCGCCACCGCCCTGATTGACACCGGCTCCCGCATGGACGACCACATCTACGAAGAGTTCAAAGGCACGGGCAACATGGAAATCCACCTTGACCGGCGGCTACAGGAACGCCGTATCTTCCCTGCCATTGACATTCAACGCTCCGGCACCCGCCGTGAGGAGTTGCTCTACACAGACCAAGAGCGTGAGGCGATTTACCGGCTGCGCCGCGCGTTATCGCAAGTGGACCCCCTGACTGCGACGGAACGGTTAATTGACCAATTGCGGAAGACCCGCACCAACGAGGAGTTCTTCCGCATCATCATGCAACAGTGGCGATAA
- a CDS encoding Purine nucleoside phosphoramidase, whose product MESCVFCRIIAREVPSDIVYEDADVVAFRDINPQAPVHLLIVPRKHIPTLNEATAEDQAVLGQLLLVAQGLAQRFQVANEGYRLVLNVNRGAGQSVFHIHLHLLGGRPFHWPPG is encoded by the coding sequence ATGGAAAGTTGCGTCTTCTGCCGTATCATCGCGCGCGAAGTACCTAGCGACATCGTCTACGAAGACGCCGATGTGGTCGCTTTTCGGGACATCAACCCGCAAGCGCCTGTGCATCTTTTGATCGTGCCCCGCAAGCATATCCCGACCTTGAACGAGGCGACAGCAGAAGACCAAGCCGTGTTAGGTCAACTTTTGCTGGTCGCGCAGGGGTTAGCCCAACGGTTTCAAGTGGCAAACGAGGGTTACCGTTTGGTCTTGAATGTCAACCGCGGAGCGGGACAATCCGTTTTCCACATCCATTTACACTTGTTAGGTGGTCGCCCCTTCCATTGGCCGCCCGGTTAG
- the luxO gene encoding Regulatory protein LuxO yields the protein MATRQRRWDLPLIEMNNAEEGERMMDVEDVARYLNLHMMTVYRMLQSGVLPARKVGGRWRVNKKELDEWLENYTGGSRKLVLVVDDDPAIGRLFKRALQHERCTVDVVQRGEDAVKRIKERDYDLIFLDLVLPDMDGAKTFAQIRKIDPEAHVVLMTGYPDSELVGEAMKHGAISLLIKPVPIGEIRRLVRNFKKRLPRQAFQKIKG from the coding sequence ATGGCAACACGCCAACGGCGTTGGGATTTGCCCCTGATAGAGATGAACAACGCCGAAGAGGGTGAGCGCATGATGGATGTGGAGGATGTCGCCCGTTATCTGAACCTGCACATGATGACAGTTTACCGAATGTTGCAATCGGGCGTATTGCCCGCACGCAAAGTCGGGGGACGATGGCGTGTAAACAAAAAGGAACTGGACGAGTGGTTGGAAAACTACACGGGCGGGAGTCGTAAATTAGTGCTTGTGGTTGACGACGACCCTGCCATCGGACGCCTTTTCAAGCGCGCCTTGCAGCACGAACGGTGCACTGTGGATGTCGTCCAACGGGGCGAAGACGCCGTCAAGCGCATTAAGGAGCGCGATTACGACCTGATTTTTTTGGACTTGGTGTTACCGGACATGGACGGTGCGAAAACCTTCGCCCAAATTCGCAAGATAGACCCCGAAGCCCATGTCGTCCTCATGACAGGTTACCCAGACAGTGAACTGGTGGGGGAGGCTATGAAGCATGGGGCGATTTCGCTACTCATCAAGCCGGTCCCCATCGGCGAAATTCGCCGGTTGGTGCGCAACTTTAAAAAGCGCCTGCCCCGTCAAGCTTTTCAAAAAATCAAGGGCTGA